In Lolium rigidum isolate FL_2022 chromosome 3, APGP_CSIRO_Lrig_0.1, whole genome shotgun sequence, the genomic window tagcaattttaaaggtagcactcaagtaatttactttggaatggcggagaaataccatgtagtaggtaggtatggtggacacaaatggcatagtgtttggctcaaggatttggatgcacgagaagaattcctctcaatacaaggctaggctagcaaggttgtttgaagcaaactcaagtataaaacggtgcagcaagactcacatatgaacatattgtgagtattataagactttacatcgtctccttgttgttcaaacaccttaaccagaaaatatctagactctagagaccaatcatgcaaaccaaattttgacaagctctatgtagttcttcattaataggtgcaaagcacatgatgcaagagcttaaacatgatctatatgagcacaacaattgcccagtatcaaattattcaagacattataccatttaccacatgcagcattttctgtttccaaccatatagcaatgaacgaagcagtttcaaccttcgccatgaacattaagaataaagctaagaacacatgtgttcatatgcaacagcggagcgtgtctctctctcacacaagcatgaatttattcagagaatgaaaataacaaaacgaaaataaaagcacacagacgctccaagtaaagcacataagatgtgacggaataaaaatatagtttcactagaggtgacctgataagttgtcgatgaagaaggagatgccttgggcatccccaagcttagatgcttgagtcttcttgaaatatgcagggatgaaccacgggggcatccccaagcttagacttttcacttttcttgatcatattgtatcatcctcctctcttgacccttgaaaacttcctccacaccaaactcaaaacaaactcattagagggttagtgcataatcaaaaattcacatattcagaggtgacataataattcttaacacttctggacattgcacaaagctaatgaaagttagtggaacaaggaaatccatccaacacagcaaaagaggcaatgcgaaataaaaggcagaatctgtcaaaacagaacagtccgtaaagacgaattttttagaggcaccagacttgctcagatgaaaatgcccaaattgaatgaaagttgggtacatatctgaggatcacgcacgtaaattggcaaatttttctgagttacctacagagaatactactcaaattcgtgacatcaagaaatctgtttctccgcagtaatccaaatctagtatcatctttactatcaaagactttacttggcacaacaatgcaataaaataaagataaggagaggttgctacagtagtaacaacttccaagactcaaatataaaacaaaagtactgtagtaaaataaaaacatgggttatctcccaaaaagtgctttctttatagccattaagatgggctcagcagtttaatgatgcactcccaagaaataagagttgaagcaaaagagagaatcaaaaagcaagtatgaaacaaatttaagcctaacccacttcctatgaaaaggaatcttgtaaataaacaagtcatgtaggcataatgcaacaaacatagaaaaactagacaagcgcaacttcaaaattttcagcatatagagaggtgttttagtaacatgaaaacttctacaaccatattttcctctctcataatgattttcagtagcatcatgaacaaactcaacaatataactatcaaatgaaacattcttatcatgagtctcatgcataaaattattactactcccaacataagcataggcattcttattaattgtagtgggagcaaattcaacaaagtagctatcatcaaatataggaggcatattgtaatcataattaaatttatcctccatagtaggcggcaccagaataccactatcattataatcatcataaataggaggcaaagtatcatcaaagaaaattttctcctccatgcttgggggactaaaaatatcatgctcatcaaaaccagcttccccaagcttagaactttctatatcattatcaacaatggtgttcaaagcgttgatactaatatcattgctactagcatgcaaataaggttccataggttttttaattttcgcatcaaacagtccatgtcttaactcaggaaatagaataaaaagctcactgttgtccattatgccttactagtgtttaacaagaaacaaaaagatgcaattgcaggatctaaaggaaataacttcgagcactcacacaccggcaacaagactaggagatagcttagtagtcggaggatgtgaataccttttaccttacctccccggcaacggcgccagaaaaatagcttgatgtctacgcacactccttttcctgtagacagtgttgggcctccaagagcagaggtttgtacaacagcagcaagttttcccttaagtggatcacccaaggtttatcgaactaagggaggaagaggtcaaagatatccctctcaagcaaccctgcaatcacgatacaagaagtctcttgtgtccccaacacacctaatacacttgtcagatgtataggtgcactagttcgacgaagagatagtgaaatacaagtagtatggatgtatatgagtagtagtaacggcgccagaaaatagcttgttgccaTGGgaggcaattctttgtggtgtaaatTTTCTTCagatcctcggcaacggcgccagaaaatagcttgatgtctactcacacttcttttcctgtagacagtgttgggcctccaagagcagaggtttgtagaacagcagcaagtttcccttaagtgaatcacccaaggtttatcgaactcggggaggaagaggtcaaagatatccctctcaagcaaccctgcaatcacgatacaagaagtctcttgtgtccccaacacacctaatacacttgtcagatgtataggtgcactagttcggcgaagagatagtgaaatacaagtgatatggatgtatatgagcggtaataacggcgccagaaaatagcttgctggcgtgcagtttcataggaggtactaacacaccacaatttaatagagacatccaactcaaatcataactcagtgaataagtattctgtgaaatatagtctaagagacccacacggtgcacacactgtcacctttacacatgtgggacaagtagtctccggagatcacataagtaaaatccacttgaatagcataacgacatctagattacaaagctcatcatatggatctcaatcatgtaaagcagctcatgagatcattgtattgaagtacatgggagagagattaaccacatagctaccggtacagcccctagcctcgatggagaactactccctcctcatgggagacatcagcgttgatgaagatggcggtggtgtcgatggagaggccttccgggggcacttccccgtcccggcggcgtgccggaacagagacttctgtcccccagatcttggcttcgcgatggcggcggctctggaaggtttctcgtaccgtggcttttccgtctcgaagatttaggtcagggaggtttaaataggcgaagaggcagagtcggaagagccacggggcagccacacaataggggggcgcgcccccccttgggccgcgccggccacatgtgtggtgggcctgtggctctcctctggtccctctccggtgttctggaagcttcgtggaattataagatactgggcgttgatttcgtccaattccgagaatatttccttactaggatttcgaaaccaaaaacagcagaaaacgagaaccggcacttcggcatctcgtcaataggttagttccggaaaatgcataataatgacataaagtgtgtataaaacatgtgagtatcatcataaaagtagcatggaacataagaaattatagatacgtttgagacgtatcaagccaccacacctctccaacggagattagcactcgcaagagtgtgaactttggaATAAATTATCGtcttccgcgtgcctcggttatctctatacccaagattttttacttatgcattttactttgtgatagccatcgtgcttgaagttatatatcttgctatcacattgttgcttgtattgcttagcataagttgtttgtgcatataggtgaaccatagtatataggttttaatcttgacaaagtaaacgccagttttattccgtatttgttaagcccatctcgtgaaAATTTTAAATCgcatattcaccccctctaggcaacatctgtgtcctttcatcgATGCATGCGGCATTTTATTTCTTTATTTCAAGGAGAGTATAAAATTATTACAATTCACGGATCACTTAAAGTATCAACATGGATAAGCCatctaaaaattacaaaataaCTAGGCGCCACAAGATCTTTATGTTAGTCGCCTCTGAGATCGCCAACCGGACCGGTTGTAGAAATTATGTGCTACCATCGCCAATCGGTTGCATCCAATATCTATGTACTGGCGCACATCCTCCAACTGGAGATAGAACCACATATGGATCTAGTGGGTAACCAAGGGAATAACTAACCTCCTAAAATGATGGGATTTTTTTGTTAAAGATGAAATCATTGCGGACATTCCATATTTCCCATAATAAAGCGGACACACCAACTCTAATTTGTCTTTATCTTTTTTTCTGCTACACCACTTAACCAATTGCGGAACAAGTTTATGATATTAGCCGGTGGTGGAATATTGAAAGTCATAAAAATTATACGTCAAAGAATCCTAACAAAATGGCAGAGAAACTCATAGATTTTGGGTTGTTTTAGAGTGGAGATGTTACTTAGtaactcttgctacaccacctttTCAATAGGATAGGTTTAAAAGGGATTTGCTTAGCAAATAAATATTGTTTACCTTAAGATTCTCTATTTGGAGGTCTCCTTGATCCTTTGGACGTCAGTTAATTGATAATTAGCTTATTCCTAGGTCAACTTGTAGACACAAGATTATATCGTGATTCTTGCTAGCTATGAGTTGCTACATAGATTGTAACTGGGTTTTTTTCCGTTGCGAGTCACTTTTTAAGAGAAATTGCTTTGTGATCTGTGATAATCCTAAGTTGTAATACGAGTTACAACCTATAAAAATGCTTTGAGCAATTGAATTCATTTGTGATTTGCTAATCATGAACTTGTAAGATTCAAAAAATAAGTTAATTCTTCAGGCTGAAGAAAGTCCACTTCTCATTCTTGAACTTTTGGGAAAGTTCACTTTTGGtctcaaaaattattttaaatttagAATGAACCTTAAACTCTTAGAATAATTCACTTTTCGTCCCTTTTGAGTTGAGTGGAGCATCGCTAACGTGGAAAGAAGAAATAGTGAACCAACTAAATTGGTTTAGAACCAAAGCAAACCCAAACTAGTTAAGTTGTCAAATCCAACGTCTTaatgcaaaaaaaagaaaaaccttgGATCCCTGGACTAGTCCACTTGATTCTCTCCCTTCCAATTGAAACGTTGCACCACAAAGACCTGCTTGCTTACCTATCAACATCGTTCCATCTCTCAACCAGGATAAGGACCAAAAGTGAATGATTTATGAAAGTTAAGGTTTATTTTGAGCAAACGAAAATTCTAGAACTAAAAGTGAACTTTTGCTAGAATTCAAGGATCAAAAGTCTTTGTTCTTCAGTGTACTCAAAATTAGTACTGGAGACCAGTTATGCAAGCTATTGATCAGTGTTGGTGTCGTTGCGCATGGAGGTATGTTGCGAACTCCACCGACATCACCGTTCTTCTTGCAACGCGTTGTCGATTGGTGACGATACAACTAGGTACAGGCAGCCCAGCCCGTACAGCCTAGCCCGAAAATCATAGGTTGGGCCAGATCAAGCTTGCATGTCGGGTTGGGTTTGGGCCTGATTTTAAATCCCGAATATCGGTCGGGTTTGCAAGAAACGCAATTTAAGCCTAATTTAAGCCTAATTCGGGCTTAGCTTGTCGGGCCTGACCGGGTTTTCTTCTATTTAGGCTGGGTTCGGGTCTGATTTGTAAGTCCAAAGATTGGGCTGAGTTCAGGCTTGGGAATTTAAGGTTGGGCTTTtttaggcccggcccggccccagGAATGCCCAGGTGTAGGCGACGAGACCCTGAGCACCCCGAGTTGACCCCTTCAACCTTTCTATATTTGAGCAGCGACCATGCATTGACCAAGACCAACCGTtcgtcctcctcggctcctcGTCGTGCGCGCGGCTGGCATCTGGCGCCCGCCTGCGCGCGCGTCCAACGTCCAAACCCAACGTCCATCCATAAACATTTCTCTCCTGCCTTCCCGAGCCCCCCTTTCCTGGCCTCTTCTCCTTCGGAGCCTCCCCCTCGCGGGTGCTCCATCCAATCCTATTATGACATTACGATGCCAATCCCCATtgccaccctcctcctcctcttcctcgtcgcggtCACCGTTCCCTCCTCCCGTGCCGCCGTCGACGCCGTCCCGCAGCCCAGAGGGTTCTACATAAACTGCGGGGCGGACAAGGAGGTGCAGTCAGGGAGCATCAGGTGGGTGCCAGACGCTGCCTTCATCGCCGTCGGCAACGCCTCCGCGATCAACAAGCCCAACATCCTGCCCGTCTTCTCCACGGTGCGCCACTTCCCGGACGCCACCGCGCGCAAGTACTGCTACACGCTCCCCGCCGTCAAGGGCTCCCGCTACCTCGTCCGCACCACCTACTTCTACGGCGGCTTCGACGGCGGCACAGACCCGCCCGTCTTCGACCAGATCGTCGACGGCACCCTATGGAGCGCTGTCAACACCACCGAGACCTCCCGACGCGGCATGTCCACCTACTTCGAGATGGTGGCGCAGGCGCAGGGCAAGTCCATGAGCGTCTGCCTGGCCCGTCGCCCCGACACCAAGTCCAGCCCCTTCATCTCCTCCCTGGAGCTCGTCAACCTCGAGGACTCCATGTACAACACCACCGACTTCGACAAGTACGTCCTCACCACCGTCGCGCGCAGCGCCCTCGGCGTCAAGGGCGACATCGTCAGGTACGCACGCATGCACGCCCCGGCATCACCATGCACGGCAATGGCATCCATCCTAACGACGTGGCATTACCAATTCTAGCTATCCAGATGACCAGTACAACCGGTACTGGGCGCCGTTCATGGACGGCAACCCAACGGTGGAGAGCCACTCGCCGATCTCGCCGATCGACTTCTGGAACCTGCCGCCGGCCAAGGCGCTCAAGGGCGGCATCACCACGAGCCGGGGGAAGAAGCTGACCGTGCAGTGGCCGCCTGTGGAGCTGCCCCTCGCCAGCTACTACGTGGCGCTCTACTTCCAGGACTCCCGCACCGCCAGCCCCTACAGCTGGCGCGTCTTCGACGTCGCCGTCAACGGCAAGGACTTCTTCCGGGGGCTCAACGCGTCGGCGGCGGGCGTCATGGTGTTCTCCAACATGTTGCAGCTCGCCGGGAAGACGGAGATCCTGCTCACGCCCAACGAGACGTCCCCCGTCGGCCCGCTGATCAACGCCGGAGAGATCTACCAGATCGTGCCCGTCGGCGGCAGGACCGCCACCAAAGATGGTATGTATGTATGCCCTTTTGATTCAgactgttcatataacgacagttTCAGGCTCAAAATGGTACTATTCAGTTTGTGAGATTAATGTTTGGTGATGAAAAAGTTCAGGCTTCTTCTCCCTTATGTAGTGGTTGCCATGGAAGAACTCGCGAGGAGCCTCAAGAACCCGCCGCCAGACTGGGCCGGCGACCCTTGCCTGCCGCCGCAAAACTCATGGACTGGGGTCAATTGCTCTGGGGACTCGCCCGTGCGCGTCTTGTCACTGTGAGTATTCAGATTACACAAACTCTTGTGCTCTTGGTTCAGTTGCTAACAGTGCTCAAACTGAAatattttttattaattttacCCAATGGAATTGTCATACTAAATATGACTGAAAGATACcacaattcagcaaactttgttcGATATTGCTGTCATAATATGACCCCTGTTCTGTACTACAGGGATCTAAGAAACCGTACTCTTTCAGGATCGCTTCCCGACAGCATTGGAAATTTGACTGGAGTGCAAACCATGTAAGTATTATGCACCGAATGCTAAGAAAATGGACAAAATAGATCAATATTCCTGCATCTGAATTATTTACCTTGTACCTGCAGTTTTCTCAGTGGCAACAAACTCTCAGGCCCCATACCTGACTTCAGCAGCATGCAAACCTTAACTGCATTGTAAGCTCATATGTCTACCTGGCATGTTCTTGAACCATTCATCCTAGAATTATTCTGTCTCATCTTGCATGCTAACATTGCACATTTCAAAAGGCATCTAGATGGCAATCAGTTCAGTGGAACAATCAACCCGTCACTGGGAAACCTCACCAATCTTAAGGAGCTGTAAGTACTCAATTTCTCCTTCTATGTTTTTCCATTGCTTTCTTTCCCTCATACATTTTCTCTGGACAATGCCAGATACCTGAACAACAACAATCTTACGGGACCTGTACCACCAAGCCTGAAAACCAAGCCTGGGCTTATCATGAGGTATGACAAGTAACGAATTTCTTCGCTCAAGTTATTTATCGTTACTGATGATATGCTTTGCATGAAAAACTTGTAGGACTGAGGGGAACAAACTTCTATGAGGTTGGCAAGGAGGAAATGGCGTGATGCCAACTTGCAATCGAATGTGCACTTATGTATTGTAGGAACAAGAGAGGCAATTCCAAGAAGGGAGAAGAGTGAAAGGCTTCAGAAATTGTAGGATGACTCTGATGTACCATGTTGTATGTGAGCTGAAGATTGATGTGATATTTGGCACCCTTTTCAGCCATTGTGTCCTTCCTCCTAGAGTTTTTGCTGTACAGGTTGCATACGATGGGTTTAGTTTAGGTACAATTATTAGGTCAAAGAATCATTCCCAGGTCTATCTAACAGCAGGTGTATAATGTTCCATTAGATATTTATGTAGGCCAGTAATATGTAGTAGCAGACACACAATCAGCTGATTACTTGCCGTCTGATCTCACTGCCAGTATTGGTGGACATCGAAACATATTACATAACTTTGCGGGAATCCTGATAGATAAAGCTTACACCACACTCCAAATCCTGCTTGCCATCTAAGCCAGTGGTGGAATACCAACAAAATGCATAACCGCACAGGCCATGCCCCCAAATCCTACTTGCCATCTAAGCCACCACAGGTCCAACAAAATGCATTACCGCATCCTGATAGATAAAGCTTAAACCATACCTAAATCCTACATACCATCTACCGATAGGTTAGTTCTTAGTAGTGATGCTGCACGGTGTCCTCACTCCGCGTCCTCGTTGTCATCATCAACAGTTGCCCGGATGATATGCACCTGAAAAGCAATTCATTTTGTCAGGTTATTCAGCAATAAACCATCTTGAGTTTACAACTCAGTATCATTCAGATAGTGTTCAGTAGATTTTCAAACCTTGAAGGTCGTAGGCTTGATGAGCTGAAAAACCGTCGCGTCTCCAtcctgaatcacatgatccaaagcAAAACCAGCCCAGCCACCACTCAGCCCCTTCTTGTAGGCTAGGTAGTTGGTCCCAAATTCTTCATCTTTGTCATCCACCAAAGTGATAGTGCAATCTTGCTTTGGCATGTACAGGTCACAGAAATGGCTAGGCAAACCCTGTTGATCATCATCCAGCAAAATCAGCACGCAGTAGAAATCTAGAATACGAGTTGAACTTTGAATTCACTAGGAAGGGCACATAATAGTGCAATACCCACCAGCCAGAACCCTCGCACCACATGTGAATGTAACATCCGTTTCACAAAGGATGGGAATTCAGGGTCAAGTTGTGCTTCCAGCTCCTCAGCTTTTGTCTCTGCCTCCAACCTAGCTTTCATGGAAGTTGTTCCAGGTCTTGCCAAGTAGATGCTGCCAGATCGTTTCCTAGGAGACCACCTGCAGAAGAAATGGGTAAATATGCTGAAGTCCTGTTACATTATGGGAGAAAGTACAGTTCTAGAGCTCCTATATGTTGATGACAGCACATCTTCACAAACCTTCCCACTCTCTCTCCATCTACCTGCCAATTGAAAAGCAATCTTAGTTAGTTGCAGAGAAGTAAAAAATGGAATTGCAGTTGATGATGTATGCTGACTAAACAGAAGCACTTGTCACGAAAATTTAGTACTGGAGTAGCATACATAACAAATTGACATAATACGGAAGAATtgaaataacaaaaaaaatgtgaagtaaacatCGTCTTCAGTTCAGCAACAGGCTGCAAGTTGCATTTAACTCCTAGTAGTTCATAACAAATTGACATGCTCTGGGGCAATTGAACAGATAGAAAACTGAAGTAAACATCATCTTCAGTTCTCCAACAGGCTATAAGTTGTTTAACTCCTAGTAGTTCATAACAAATTGACATCGTCTGGGACAATTGCACAGATAAAAAAAATCCAAAGTAAACATCATCTTCAGTTCAGCAACAGGCTGTACTTCAGTTACAGTTTTATTTAATTCTTAGGAGTAGTTCATAATAAATAGACATCCTCTAGGACAATTGAACAGATAATGATGTGAAGTAAACATCATCTTCAGTTCCGCAACAGGCTGTACTCGGTTGTTTTTAACTCTTAGTAACTATTTTATAACAAGTTGACATAATGTGGGGCAATTTAACAGAGAAAGATGTGAAGTAAATGATATCATCTTCAGTTATGCAACAAGATGTGCTTTCAGTTACATGAGCAGGAACAGGCAGTAAAAACAGCGAGCAAAAGGAAAATTTTGTTGCTTTCTAACACCAGATGTCGAACCAAATCTGTGCATGCGACCAAAATAAATAGAGGAGCTAGAAATCCTATG contains:
- the LOC124698724 gene encoding B3 domain-containing protein Os03g0184500-like, with amino-acid sequence MAVEKKGMSPYEAERERTVQENKRKMEALNLRQLSAAVAPKTPSPMKHKRRRIFHAAAVVAPSPPRRSRRLADLPEIKYADACAEVPTHGERVGRWSPRKRSGSIYLARPGTTSMKARLEAETKAEELEAQLDPEFPSFVKRMLHSHVVRGFWLGLPSHFCDLYMPKQDCTITLVDDKDEEFGTNYLAYKKGLSGGWAGFALDHVIQDGDATVFQLIKPTTFKVHIIRATVDDDNEDAE
- the LOC124694885 gene encoding probable LRR receptor-like serine/threonine-protein kinase At1g67720, with product MPIPIATLLLLFLVAVTVPSSRAAVDAVPQPRGFYINCGADKEVQSGSIRWVPDAAFIAVGNASAINKPNILPVFSTVRHFPDATARKYCYTLPAVKGSRYLVRTTYFYGGFDGGTDPPVFDQIVDGTLWSAVNTTETSRRGMSTYFEMVAQAQGKSMSVCLARRPDTKSSPFISSLELVNLEDSMYNTTDFDKYVLTTVARSALGVKGDIVSYPDDQYNRYWAPFMDGNPTVESHSPISPIDFWNLPPAKALKGGITTSRGKKLTVQWPPVELPLASYYVALYFQDSRTASPYSWRVFDVAVNGKDFFRGLNASAAGVMVFSNMLQLAGKTEILLTPNETSPVGPLINAGEIYQIVPVGGRTATKDVVAMEELARSLKNPPPDWAGDPCLPPQNSWTGVNCSGDSPVRVLSLDLRNRTLSGSLPDSIGNLTGVQTIFLSGNKLSGPIPDFSSMQTLTALHLDGNQFSGTINPSLGNLTNLKELYLNNNNLTGPVPPSLKTKPGLIMRTEGNKLL